In a single window of the Gossypium hirsutum isolate 1008001.06 chromosome D02, Gossypium_hirsutum_v2.1, whole genome shotgun sequence genome:
- the LOC107908578 gene encoding LL-diaminopimelate aminotransferase, chloroplastic isoform X2, whose amino-acid sequence MSLMNNLSTSMISSSSSTFLAPTSFNSRTQSVSVPLKNINIVKCVATPQEQQNAYKTKVSRNANIAKLQAGYLFPEVARRRAAHLLKYPNAQVISLGIGDTTEPIPDVITSAMSKRSHALSTLEGYSGYGAEQGEKALRAALASTFYRNLGIEDDDIFVSDGAKCDISRLQVVFGSSVTMAVQDPSYPAYVDSSVIMGQTGQFQKDVEKYGNIEYMRCTPENGFFPDLSKVARTDIIFFCSPNNPTGAAATREQLTRLVKFAKDNGSIIVYDSAYAMYMSDDNPRSIFEIPGAKEVAIETSSFSKYAGFTGVRLGWTVVPKQLLFSDGFPVAKDFNRIICTCFNGASNIAQAGGLACLSPEGLEAMQEVIGFYKENTKIIVETFNSLGFKVYGGKNAPYVWVHFPGRNSWDVFSEILEKTHIVTTPGSGFGPGGEGFIRVSAFGHRENVLEACRRFEQLYN is encoded by the exons ATGTCTCTGATGAACAATCTATCAACTTCAATgatttcttcatcttcatctacTTTCTTGGCTCCAACCAGTTTCAATTCAAG AACCCAGAGTGTTTCAGTTCCATTGAAAAACATCAATATAGTTAAATGTGTTGCCACTCCTCAGGAACAACAAAATG CTTACAAAACTAAAGTTTCTCGCAATGCGAACATAGCTAAGCTTCAAGCTGGTTACCTGTTTCCAGAG GTTGCCAGGAGAAGGGCTGCACACTTGCTCAagtacccgaatgcacaagtgaTAAGCCTTGGAATCGGTGATACTACTGAACCTATTCCAGATGTTATTACGTCTGCAATGTCTAAG AGGTCTCATGCATTGTCTACGCTGGAGGGTTACAGTGGTTATGGAGCTGAACAAGGTGAAAAG GCATTGAGAGCTGCACTTGCTTCAACATTCTATCGCAACCTTGGCATTGAGGATGATGATATTTTTGTCTCAGATGGTGCTAAATGTGACATATCTCGCCTTCAG GTTGTTTTTGGATCTAGTGTCACAATGGCAGTGCAAGACCCGTCATACCCG GCTTACGTAGATTCCAGCGTTATCATGGGTCAGACTGGACAgtttcaaaaagatgttgagaaGTATGGAAATATCGAGTATATGAGGTGTACACCCGAGAATGGATTCTTTCCTGATTTATCCAAAGTTGCTAGAACTGATATCATATTCTTCTGTTCACCAAACAATCCTACTGGTGCTGCTGCAACACGAGAGCAATTGACTCGATTGGTTAAGTTTGCGAAGGACAATGGGTCTATCATAGTCTATGATTCTGCATATGCTATGTATATGTCAGACGATAACCCTCGTTCTATCTTTGAAATTCCCGGAGCAAAAGAG GTTGCAATTGAAACATCTTCTTTTAGTAAGTATGCTGGGTTTACTGGGGTTCGTCTTGGTTGGACTGTTGTTCCAAAACAGCTTCTGTTCTCAGATGGATTCCCTGTTGCCAAAGACTTCAACCGTATCATTTGTACTTGCTTTAACGGTGCATCTAATATTGCCCAAGCTGGTGGCTTGGCTTGCCTTTCACCCGAAGGGCTCGAG GCCATGCAAGAGGTGATCGGCTTCTATAAAGAAAACACCAAAATTATAGTAGAAACATTCAACTCGCTTGGGTTTAAAGTATATGGAGGAAAGAATGCACCATACGTGTGGGTTCACTTCCCTGGCCGTAACTCATGGGATGTGTTCAGCGAAATACTCGAGAAGACCCACATTGTTACTACGCCTGGAAGTGGTTTCGGACCTGGCGGTGAGGGTTTCATCAGAGTCAGCGCATTTGGTCACAGGGAGAATGTCTTGGAAGCTTGCAGAAGATTCGAGCAGCTTTACAATTGA
- the LOC107908578 gene encoding LL-diaminopimelate aminotransferase, chloroplastic isoform X1 — MSLMNNLSTSMISSSSSTFLAPTSFNSSRTQSVSVPLKNINIVKCVATPQEQQNAYKTKVSRNANIAKLQAGYLFPEVARRRAAHLLKYPNAQVISLGIGDTTEPIPDVITSAMSKRSHALSTLEGYSGYGAEQGEKALRAALASTFYRNLGIEDDDIFVSDGAKCDISRLQVVFGSSVTMAVQDPSYPAYVDSSVIMGQTGQFQKDVEKYGNIEYMRCTPENGFFPDLSKVARTDIIFFCSPNNPTGAAATREQLTRLVKFAKDNGSIIVYDSAYAMYMSDDNPRSIFEIPGAKEVAIETSSFSKYAGFTGVRLGWTVVPKQLLFSDGFPVAKDFNRIICTCFNGASNIAQAGGLACLSPEGLEAMQEVIGFYKENTKIIVETFNSLGFKVYGGKNAPYVWVHFPGRNSWDVFSEILEKTHIVTTPGSGFGPGGEGFIRVSAFGHRENVLEACRRFEQLYN, encoded by the exons ATGTCTCTGATGAACAATCTATCAACTTCAATgatttcttcatcttcatctacTTTCTTGGCTCCAACCAGTTTCAATTCAAG CAGAACCCAGAGTGTTTCAGTTCCATTGAAAAACATCAATATAGTTAAATGTGTTGCCACTCCTCAGGAACAACAAAATG CTTACAAAACTAAAGTTTCTCGCAATGCGAACATAGCTAAGCTTCAAGCTGGTTACCTGTTTCCAGAG GTTGCCAGGAGAAGGGCTGCACACTTGCTCAagtacccgaatgcacaagtgaTAAGCCTTGGAATCGGTGATACTACTGAACCTATTCCAGATGTTATTACGTCTGCAATGTCTAAG AGGTCTCATGCATTGTCTACGCTGGAGGGTTACAGTGGTTATGGAGCTGAACAAGGTGAAAAG GCATTGAGAGCTGCACTTGCTTCAACATTCTATCGCAACCTTGGCATTGAGGATGATGATATTTTTGTCTCAGATGGTGCTAAATGTGACATATCTCGCCTTCAG GTTGTTTTTGGATCTAGTGTCACAATGGCAGTGCAAGACCCGTCATACCCG GCTTACGTAGATTCCAGCGTTATCATGGGTCAGACTGGACAgtttcaaaaagatgttgagaaGTATGGAAATATCGAGTATATGAGGTGTACACCCGAGAATGGATTCTTTCCTGATTTATCCAAAGTTGCTAGAACTGATATCATATTCTTCTGTTCACCAAACAATCCTACTGGTGCTGCTGCAACACGAGAGCAATTGACTCGATTGGTTAAGTTTGCGAAGGACAATGGGTCTATCATAGTCTATGATTCTGCATATGCTATGTATATGTCAGACGATAACCCTCGTTCTATCTTTGAAATTCCCGGAGCAAAAGAG GTTGCAATTGAAACATCTTCTTTTAGTAAGTATGCTGGGTTTACTGGGGTTCGTCTTGGTTGGACTGTTGTTCCAAAACAGCTTCTGTTCTCAGATGGATTCCCTGTTGCCAAAGACTTCAACCGTATCATTTGTACTTGCTTTAACGGTGCATCTAATATTGCCCAAGCTGGTGGCTTGGCTTGCCTTTCACCCGAAGGGCTCGAG GCCATGCAAGAGGTGATCGGCTTCTATAAAGAAAACACCAAAATTATAGTAGAAACATTCAACTCGCTTGGGTTTAAAGTATATGGAGGAAAGAATGCACCATACGTGTGGGTTCACTTCCCTGGCCGTAACTCATGGGATGTGTTCAGCGAAATACTCGAGAAGACCCACATTGTTACTACGCCTGGAAGTGGTTTCGGACCTGGCGGTGAGGGTTTCATCAGAGTCAGCGCATTTGGTCACAGGGAGAATGTCTTGGAAGCTTGCAGAAGATTCGAGCAGCTTTACAATTGA
- the LOC107908579 gene encoding protein FAM133, giving the protein MDLETENRIAAILLKEAAELKRQADKEGVHVYLQQPKVRGRPNSRFLTATVLGVQQANRAVEVNEMWRVRQKELELNDRLKGRSKKDTSHSRSYGDTSNSSRRTSGKHESDFSASCSSSKRPAKSSRSMEDDEGLRDEEIEEFLQSRVKRGRGSIGSRMDETGPYLPTDSPGMPSTDPIIREHRVTLGPKKPPSLKSEESSSDEEVREHRRKKEKDHSKSSDKKHRRKHKSKEKYIDKKKKMKEEKRSKHRK; this is encoded by the exons ATGGATTTGGAAACTGAAAACAGAATAGCAGCTATTCTGTTAAAAGAGGCAGCCGAACTGAAACGGCAAGCGGACAAGGAAGGTGTTCATGTTTATCTTCAGCAGCCAAAAGTAAGGGGTCGGCCAAATTCGCGCTTCCTCACCGCTACTGTGCTTGGTGTACAGCAAG CTAACCGAGCTGTTGAAGTGAATGAGATGTGGCGAGTTCGACAAAAGGAGCTTGAATTAAACGATAGGCTAAAAGGAAGATCAAAAAAAGATACCAGCCACAGCAGGAGTTATGGGGACACTAGCAATTCCTCCAGAAGAACCAGTGGGAAGCATGAGAGTGATTTTAGTGCTTCATGCTCATCAAGCAAGAGACCAGCCAAGAGTTCTCGTTCAATGGAAGATGATGAAGGTCTAAGAGATGAAGAGATCGAGGAATTTCTTCAGTCAAG AGTGAAGCGCGGTCGAGGTTCTATAGGTTCAAGGATGGATGAAACAGGACCTTACCTACCCACCGACTCTCCAGGAATGCCGTCAACGGACCCCATTATAAGGGAACATCGTGTCACATTAGGTCCCAAGAAACCACCTTCACTGAAATCCGAGGAATCTTCTTCCGATGAGGAAGTTCGAGAACATAGACGGAAGAAAGAAAAAGACCATTCTAAGAGCTCAGATAAGAAGCATAGAAGGAAGCATAAatctaaagaaaaatatatagataagaaaaagaagatgaaggaagaaaaAAGAAGTAAACATCGGAAGTGA
- the LOC107908576 gene encoding DUF21 domain-containing protein At2g14520 isoform X1, with product MAVEYSCCELEFFIHILIVVLLVFFAGLMSGLTLGLMSMSLVDLEVLAKSGTPKDRKHAEKILPVVKKQHLLLCTLLICNAAAMEALPIFLDSLVTAWGAILISVTLILLFGEIIPQSVCSRYGLAIGATVAPFVQVLVWICFPVAYPISKLLDFLLGHGHVALFRRAELKTLVDLHGNEAGKGGELTHDETTIIAGALELSEKTAKDAMTPISETFAIDINAKLDRELMSLILEKGHSRVPVYYEHSTNIIGLVLVKNLLTVHPEDEVPVKSVTIRRIPRVQDTLPLYDILNEFQKGHSHMAVVVRQCNKTDQPPSSNSSRSPLPEVKVDIDGEKYPQENAVRRKRSLKKWKSFPTSNDSFKSGSRSRKWSKGTDSDILHLNGNPLPQLPEEEEAVGIITMEDVIEELLQEEIFDETDHHYDDS from the exons ATGGCGGTGGAGTACAGTTGTTGTGAATTGGAGTTCTTTATTCACATATTAATAGTAGTGTTGTTGGTATTTTTCGCGGGTTTGATGTCGGGGCTTACTTTGGGCCTTATGTCGATGAGTCTCGTCGATCTTGAGGTTCTTGCCAAGTCCGGTACTCCCAAGGATCGTAAACATGCTG AAAAAATATTGCCGGTTGTCAAAAAACAGCATTTGTTGCTTTGTACACTACTTATATGCAATGCTGCTGCAATGgag gCACTTCCCATTTTCCTTGATAGTTTGGTCACCGCTTGGGGTGCTATCTTGATTTCAGTGACCTTAATTCTTCTGTTTGGTGAG ATAATACCGCAATCTGTCTGTTCACGATACGGTTTGGCAATTGGTGCAACTGTAGCTCCATTCGTTCAAGTTCTTGTTTGGATCTGTTTTCCTGTTGCATACCCAATAAGCAAG CTGTTAGACTTTTTACTAGGCCATGGACATGTAGCACTTTTTCGAAGAGCCGAGTTGAAAACCCTAGTAGATTTGCACGGGAACGAG GCTGGAAAAGGTGGAGAACTGACGCACGATGAGACAACAATTATAGCTGGAGCACTTGAGCTCTCCGAGAAAACAGCTAAAGATGCCATGACTCCTATATCCGAAACATTTGCTATTGATATTAACGCCAAGCTTGACAG GGAATTGATGAGTTTAATTTTGGAGAAAGGACATAGCAGAGTTCCAGTTTATTATGAGCACTCTACAAACATTATTGGACTTGTTTTG GTCAAGAATTTATTAACAGTCCACCCTGAAGATGAAGTTCCTGTGAAGAGTGTCACTATACGAAGGATTCCAAG GGTTCAAGACACTCTACCGTTGTACGATATATTAAATGAATTTCAAAAAGGTCATAGCCATATGGCCGTTGTTGTAAGACAGTGCAACAAGACAGACCAGCCGCCTTCTAGCAACTCATCTAGGA GCCCTTTGCCGGAAGTGAAGGTTGACATTGATGGTGAGAAATATCCTCAAGAAAACGCTGTAAGACGTAAACGATCACTGAAGAAGTGGAAGAGCTTTCCCACTTCGAATGATTCTTTTAAAAGTGGTTCCCGGAGCCGGAAATGGTCAAAGGGTACTGATTCTGACATCTTACATCTAAATGGCAATCCACTCCCACAGCTCCCTGAAGAAGAGGAGGCTGTTGGCATTATAACAATGGAAGATGTCATTGAAGAGCTTTTACAG GAGGAGATCTTTGACGAGACGGATCATCACTACGATGACTCATGA
- the LOC107908576 gene encoding DUF21 domain-containing protein At2g14520 isoform X2: MLALPIFLDSLVTAWGAILISVTLILLFGEIIPQSVCSRYGLAIGATVAPFVQVLVWICFPVAYPISKLLDFLLGHGHVALFRRAELKTLVDLHGNEAGKGGELTHDETTIIAGALELSEKTAKDAMTPISETFAIDINAKLDRELMSLILEKGHSRVPVYYEHSTNIIGLVLVKNLLTVHPEDEVPVKSVTIRRIPRVQDTLPLYDILNEFQKGHSHMAVVVRQCNKTDQPPSSNSSRSPLPEVKVDIDGEKYPQENAVRRKRSLKKWKSFPTSNDSFKSGSRSRKWSKGTDSDILHLNGNPLPQLPEEEEAVGIITMEDVIEELLQEEIFDETDHHYDDS; this comes from the exons ATGCTG gCACTTCCCATTTTCCTTGATAGTTTGGTCACCGCTTGGGGTGCTATCTTGATTTCAGTGACCTTAATTCTTCTGTTTGGTGAG ATAATACCGCAATCTGTCTGTTCACGATACGGTTTGGCAATTGGTGCAACTGTAGCTCCATTCGTTCAAGTTCTTGTTTGGATCTGTTTTCCTGTTGCATACCCAATAAGCAAG CTGTTAGACTTTTTACTAGGCCATGGACATGTAGCACTTTTTCGAAGAGCCGAGTTGAAAACCCTAGTAGATTTGCACGGGAACGAG GCTGGAAAAGGTGGAGAACTGACGCACGATGAGACAACAATTATAGCTGGAGCACTTGAGCTCTCCGAGAAAACAGCTAAAGATGCCATGACTCCTATATCCGAAACATTTGCTATTGATATTAACGCCAAGCTTGACAG GGAATTGATGAGTTTAATTTTGGAGAAAGGACATAGCAGAGTTCCAGTTTATTATGAGCACTCTACAAACATTATTGGACTTGTTTTG GTCAAGAATTTATTAACAGTCCACCCTGAAGATGAAGTTCCTGTGAAGAGTGTCACTATACGAAGGATTCCAAG GGTTCAAGACACTCTACCGTTGTACGATATATTAAATGAATTTCAAAAAGGTCATAGCCATATGGCCGTTGTTGTAAGACAGTGCAACAAGACAGACCAGCCGCCTTCTAGCAACTCATCTAGGA GCCCTTTGCCGGAAGTGAAGGTTGACATTGATGGTGAGAAATATCCTCAAGAAAACGCTGTAAGACGTAAACGATCACTGAAGAAGTGGAAGAGCTTTCCCACTTCGAATGATTCTTTTAAAAGTGGTTCCCGGAGCCGGAAATGGTCAAAGGGTACTGATTCTGACATCTTACATCTAAATGGCAATCCACTCCCACAGCTCCCTGAAGAAGAGGAGGCTGTTGGCATTATAACAATGGAAGATGTCATTGAAGAGCTTTTACAG GAGGAGATCTTTGACGAGACGGATCATCACTACGATGACTCATGA
- the LOC107908575 gene encoding myb-like protein X: MFKKTSSRNQRSKGIRIKHVLQICLLLGVCFWLIYQVKRSHDKRKEFDAKDAKVSVKEQADDLILKFGRKDLPHVQEASKNFKHEEEEEEENVMEDENKHDEEQEEKTKRLEEEEHEGAIKHEEEERVEGIKREEEEQEEGSKHEEEEEEETNKHEEEEEAEEVRSKHEDEEQEAEIKDEEAEDEGKVVGDDEVDENEQERADAEVGNEEELMDEEKEREAEGDDKENEEKESHEENEELANDQNADGGDRDTHEAREEQYKGDDASSAVSHDTQITTSETDKLEMENPNDNLTTNVLEQESKANATEKTDGDENKSEGKQSEGGSSSTGDENKSDLKADEGKHSETGSSLNMTDSKENDHDTGSSNSEHISPQNTTDTTELIVQASNNSTEESKETNNKAAKEIPGSLQNGTSALDTTGGGRVIEEIYKEKANETVVDASKIENVVNVTTEGKGFESSTTKETTDNEKQGDNESNGKDENEDTSSSNETVDGNHNDPIDTSDNSVSQEEKGTEIDLSTLPDTTTEGAENEDSVAE, from the coding sequence ATGTTCAAGAAGACATCAAGTAGAAACCAAAGATCGAAAGGAATCAGGATAAAACATGTCCTTCAGATTTGTCTGTTACTCGGGGTTTGCTTCTGGTTAATCTACCAAGTCAAGCGCTCGCATGATAAGAGAAAAGAATTTGATGCAAAAGATGCTAAAGTCTCTGTGAAAGAACAAGCCGATGATTTGATCTTAAAATTCGGGAGGAAAGACCTACCTCACGTGCAGGAAGCATCTAAGAACTTCAAACacgaagaagaagaggaagaagaaaatgtgATGGAGGATGAAAATAAGCACGATGAAGAACAGGAAGAAAAAACTAAGAGGCTAGAAGAAGAGGAGCATGAAGGAGCAATAAAACACGAAGAAGAGGAACGGGTAGAAGGAATCAAACGTGAAGAAGAGGAGCAGGAAGAAGGAAGTAAACACGAagaagaggaggaagaagaaacaaacaaacatgaagaagaagaagaggctgAAGAAGTGCGGAGCAAGCATGAGGATGAAGAGCAAGAAGCTGAAATTAAGGATGAAGAAGCGGAAGATGAAGGAAAAGTAGTTGGAGATGATGAGGTCGATGAAAACGAGCAAGAAAGAGCAGATGCTGAAGTTGGTAATGAAGAAGAATTAATGGACGAGGAGAAAGAGAGAGAAGCCGAGGGTGATGATAAAGAGAACGAGGAAAAAGAGAGTCATGAAGAAAATGAGGAGTTAGCAAATGATCAGAATGCCGATGGAGGGGATAGGGATACACACGAGGCAAGAGAGGAGCAATACAAGGGAGATGATGCTTCCAGTGCCGTGTCCCATGACACACAAATTACTACCTCAGAAACTGACAAATTAGAAATGGAAAATCCTAATGACAACTTAACAACGAATGTTTTGGAGCAGGAGAGCAAAGCCAATGCTACTGAGAAAACCgatggtgatgaaaacaagtccGAAGGTAAACAATCTGAAGGTGGTAGCTCGTCTactggtgatgaaaacaagtcaGATTTGAAGGCCGATGAAGGTAAACATTCCGAAACTGGTAGTTCCTTGAACATGACGGACAGTAAAGAAAATGATCACGACACTGGATCATCAAACTCTGAGCATATCTCTCCTCAAAACACAACAGACACAACCGAGCTCATTGTCCAAGCAAGCAATAACTCTACGGAAGAGAGTAAAGAAACCAACAACAAGGCTGCAAAAGAAATTCCAGGTTCACTGCAAAACGGGACTTCTGCTTTAGATACAACAGGAGGTGGTAGGGTTATTGaagaaatatataaagaaaaagcCAATGAGACCGTAGTAGATGCAAGCAAGATCGAGAACGTAGTAAATGTAACAACCGAAGGTAAAGGTTTTGAATCTTCCACGACTAAGGAGACTACTGATAATGAGAAACAAGGTGACAATGAATCAAATGGAAAAGATGAAAACGAAGACACTTCTTCCTCTAATGAGACTGTGGATGGAAATCATAACGACCCCATTGATACTTCCGACAATTCGGTTTCACAAGAAGAGAAAGGTACTGAAATAGATTTGAGTACATTGCCAGATACTACAACGGAGGGGGCGGAAAATGAAGATAGTGTAGCTGAATAA
- the LOC107908574 gene encoding uncharacterized protein — translation MDPCHFVRILVGNLALKFPSTESSSSCYCKIKLKNFPHQVATIPQQDIETNSCSSQKPLAACFSLSKSQIDNIVSKWGSSYKVSIEVYAGGSGSGSTCGLSSGKLLGKVSVPLDLRGAESRPCVAHNGWVTIGKNGSSLQLCLTVRTERDPRFVFQFGGEPECSPQVFQVQGSVKQAVFTCKFGFRNTSDRNLGSRSSLSESKAPRKWLRSLKTDKDQPSKERKGWSITIHNLTGSPVAMASMVTPFVPSPGSDRVTKSNPGAWLILRPGCGTWKPWGRLEAWREPSFTDAIGYRFDLFHDDITTAASVTSTVASSTINTKLGGKFTVDMTSLSTPLISPQSSGHFGSGSRSGSRPGSGSGSDFGFSPQNQFRGGFVMSSTVEGTGKCSKPEVEVGVHHVTCTEDAAAFVALAAAMDLSMDACRSFNQKLRKELRQQQTQNFVV, via the exons ATGGATCCCTGCCATTTTGTAAGGATCCTGGTGGGTAATTTAGCCCTAAAATTCCCATCAACAGAGTCATCTTCTTCATGTTATTGCAAGATTAAACTCAAGAACTTCCCACACCAAGTAGCTACAATCCCACAACAAGACATAGAAACCAACAGCTGTTCTTCTCAGAAACCGTTGGCTGCTTGTTTTAGTCTTAGCAAGTCTCAGATCGATAACATCGTCTCGAAATGGGGTTCGTCGTATAAAGTTTCCATCGAGGTTTACGCCGGTGGCAGCGGAAGCGGCAGTACGTGTGGGTTGTCGTCCGGGAAATTACTAGGGAAGGTCTCGGTGCCGTTGGATCTACGCGGAGCTGAATCAAGGCCGTGTGTGGCTCACAATGGATGGGTTACTATAGGCAAAAATGGGTCATCTTTACAGTTGTGTTTAACGGTTAGAACCGAACGAGACCCAAGATTCGTGTTCCAGTTCGGTGGTGAACCTGAATGTAGTCCACAGGTTTTTCAAGTTCAAGGAAGTGTTAAACAAGCTGTTTTTACTTGCAAGTTTGGTTTTAGAAACACAAGCGACCGAAACCTAGGATCAAG ATCCTCTTTGTCTGAATCAAAAGCTCCAAGGAAATGGCTACGTTCATTAAAAACAGATAAAGACCAGCCTTCTAAAGAACGAAAAGGGTGGTCAATTACAATCCATAACCTTACTGGTTCACCGGTAGCAATGGCATCAATGGTGACACCCTTCGTACCATCTCCTGGTTCAGACAGGGTTACAAAATCCAACCCCGGTGCATGGTTAATTCTCCGACCAGGTTGTGGAACATGGAAACCTTGGGGTCGTCTCGAAGCTTGGCGTGAACCTAGTTTCACCGACGCCATTGGATACAGGTTCGACCTCTTCCACGACGATATCACTACCGCCGCAAGTGTAACATCCACCGTCGCCAGCTCCACCATCAACACCAAACTTGGCGGGAAATTCACCGTGGATATGACAAGTTTATCAACCCCATTAATAAGTCCACAAAGCAGTGGTCATTTCGGGTCAGGATCACGTTCCGGGTCAAGACCAGGATCTGGATCAGGATCAGATTTCGGGTTTTCGCCGCAAAATCAATTCAGGGGAGGGTTCGTGATGTCATCAACGGTGGAAGGAACGGGGAAATGTAGTAAACCGGAAGTGGAAGTAGGGGTGCATCACGTGACATGCACGGAGGATGCAGCAGCTTTCGTGGCATTAGCAGCGGCTATGGATCTAAGTATGGATGCTTGTCGGTCTTTTAATCAAAAGCTAAGGAAGGAACTGAGGCAACAGCAAACTCAGAACTTTGTCGTTTAA
- the LOC107907669 gene encoding agamous-like MADS-box protein AGL62 — translation IAIAMGKKSLGRQKVEMVKMKNNSNLQVTFSKRRSGLFKKASELCTLCGVEIGIIVFSPGNKVFSFGHPEIGNVIDRYVNGNPPDNSGTLHLIEAHRNANVRELNMQLTELVNQIEIEKRRGEELNQMRRASQSQYWWESPIEEQNPQQLQQLKSALEELKKNVAKQVEKLLIQTTNSQPFFVGSSSAGMFPNNVEFDPNTMSQGYNNVPNMIPPGFNPNPELYNPCPPGFGHEFF, via the exons ATTGCCATTGCCATGGGGAAGAAAAGCTTAGGCCGTCAAAAGGTTGAGATGgtgaaaatgaagaacaatagCAATCTTCAAGTGACTTTCTCGAAACGTCGTTCCGGTCTTTTTAAAAAGGCTAGTGAACTTTGCACCCTTTGCGGTGTTGAAATCGGCATCATCGTCTTCTCTCCGGGCAACAAAGTCTTCTCTTTCGGCCACCCTGAAATCGGGAACGTCATCGATCGGTATGTCAACGGTAACCCTCCTGATAATTCGGGTACGTTGCATCTCATCGAGGCTCACCGTAATGCTAATGTTCGTGAACTCAACATGCAGCTCACCGAG TTGGTGAATCAGATCGAAATCGAGAAACGGCGGGGCGAAGAGCTTAACCAAATGAGAAGAGCAAGCCAAAGCCAGTACTGGTGGGAATCACCGATCGAGGAACAGAACCCTCAACAACTCCAGCAGTTGAAATCTGCATTAGAAGAGTTGAAAAAGAATGTGGCAAAGCAAGTGGAGAAGCTTCTTATTCAGACAACGAATTCGCAGCCGTTTTTCGTCGGGAGTTCAAGTGCCGGGATGTTCCCCAACAACGTCGAGTTCGACCCGAACACGATGTCTCAAGGATACAACAATGTTCCCAACATGATACCTCCAGGATTCAACCCTAATCCTGAACTATACAATCCTTGTCCTCCTGGATTCGGACAtgagtttttttaa